A DNA window from Fusobacterium mortiferum ATCC 9817 contains the following coding sequences:
- the groL gene encoding chaperonin GroEL (60 kDa chaperone family; promotes refolding of misfolded polypeptides especially under stressful conditions; forms two stacked rings of heptamers to form a barrel-shaped 14mer; ends can be capped by GroES; misfolded proteins enter the barrel where they are refolded when GroES binds) has protein sequence MAKILKFDEEARKKLEIGVNTLADAVKVTLGPRGRNVVLEKSYGSPLITNDGVSIAKEIELEDPFENMGAQLIKEVATKANDVAGDGTTTATILAQAIVKEGLKMVSAGANPMFIKKGIEKATKEVINHLKARAKKIESNEEIAQVASISAGDEEIGKLIAQAMEKVGETGVITVEEAKSLETTLEVVEGMQFDKGYVSPYMVTDSERMVAELDNPFILITDKKISNMKDILPILEQTVQTSRPMLIIADELEGEALTTLVINKLRGTLNVVAVKAPAFGDRRKAMLEDIAILTGGEVISEEKGMRLEETSIPQLGSAKKVKVTKDATIIVDGMGEAEIIKGRVTAIKNQIAETTSDYDKEKLQERLAKLSGGVAVIKVGAATETEMKDKKLRIEDALNATRAGVEEGIVSGGGTILVEIAKDMDSFKLEGEEGIGVEIVKKALTAPLRQIAENAGVDGAVVLEKVKDMPEGYGFNAASEKYVNMIEEGILDPVKVTRSAIQNAASVSALILTTEVLVASKKEPKQPEMNSGMMPGMM, from the coding sequence ATGGCAAAAATTTTAAAATTTGATGAGGAAGCTAGAAAAAAACTTGAAATAGGAGTAAATACTTTAGCAGATGCAGTAAAGGTAACATTAGGACCTAGAGGAAGAAATGTTGTATTAGAAAAAAGTTATGGTTCACCACTTATCACAAATGATGGTGTATCTATTGCAAAAGAGATAGAGTTAGAAGATCCATTTGAAAATATGGGAGCTCAACTTATAAAAGAGGTAGCTACAAAGGCTAATGACGTAGCAGGAGATGGAACTACTACTGCTACAATACTTGCTCAAGCTATTGTAAAAGAAGGATTAAAAATGGTAAGTGCTGGAGCTAATCCTATGTTTATCAAAAAAGGTATAGAAAAAGCAACTAAAGAGGTAATTAATCATCTTAAAGCTAGAGCTAAAAAAATAGAGTCAAATGAAGAGATAGCTCAAGTTGCTTCAATTTCTGCAGGAGATGAAGAGATAGGAAAACTTATAGCTCAAGCTATGGAAAAAGTTGGAGAAACAGGGGTAATTACTGTTGAAGAAGCAAAATCTTTAGAAACTACTTTAGAAGTAGTAGAGGGAATGCAATTTGACAAAGGATATGTATCTCCATATATGGTAACAGATTCTGAAAGAATGGTAGCTGAACTAGATAACCCATTTATTCTAATAACTGATAAGAAAATTTCAAATATGAAAGATATTTTACCTATACTAGAGCAAACAGTACAAACTTCAAGACCTATGTTAATTATAGCTGATGAATTAGAGGGAGAGGCACTAACTACATTAGTAATAAATAAATTGAGAGGAACTTTAAATGTTGTAGCTGTAAAAGCTCCAGCTTTTGGAGATAGAAGAAAAGCTATGTTAGAAGATATAGCTATTCTTACAGGTGGAGAAGTAATTTCAGAAGAGAAAGGTATGAGATTAGAAGAAACATCAATTCCACAACTTGGAAGTGCTAAAAAAGTAAAAGTTACTAAAGATGCTACTATCATAGTAGATGGAATGGGAGAAGCTGAAATTATAAAAGGAAGAGTAACTGCTATTAAAAATCAAATAGCTGAAACAACTTCAGATTATGATAAAGAGAAATTACAAGAAAGACTTGCTAAACTTTCTGGTGGAGTTGCAGTAATAAAAGTTGGAGCTGCTACTGAAACAGAGATGAAAGATAAAAAACTTAGAATAGAAGATGCTCTAAATGCTACAAGAGCAGGAGTAGAAGAGGGAATAGTTTCTGGTGGAGGAACTATACTTGTAGAGATTGCTAAGGATATGGATAGCTTTAAGCTTGAAGGAGAAGAGGGAATAGGAGTAGAGATAGTTAAAAAAGCTCTTACAGCTCCCCTTAGACAGATAGCTGAAAATGCTGGAGTAGATGGTGCAGTAGTACTTGAAAAAGTGAAAGATATGCCAGAAGGATATGGATTTAATGCTGCTTCTGAAAAATATGTAAATATGATAGAAGAAGGAATACTAGATCCTGTAAAAGTAACTAGGTCAGCTATTCAAAATGCAGCATCTGTTTCTGCTTTAATTCTAACTACAGAGGTTTTAGTAGCTAGTAAAAAAGAACCTAAACAACCAGAGATGAATTCTGGTATGATGCCTGGAATGATGTAA
- a CDS encoding co-chaperone GroES → MKIRPIGERVLVKPVKVEEKTASGIILPGAGDKERPNMAEVIAIGKGEKLEDIKVGEKVVYSKFSGTEIKDGDEKYLVLNIEDILAIVE, encoded by the coding sequence ATGAAAATAAGACCTATTGGAGAGAGAGTTTTAGTGAAACCAGTTAAAGTAGAAGAGAAGACAGCAAGTGGAATTATTCTTCCAGGAGCAGGAGATAAAGAAAGACCTAATATGGCTGAAGTAATAGCTATTGGAAAGGGAGAAAAATTAGAAGATATAAAAGTTGGAGAGAAAGTAGTGTATTCTAAATTTTCTGGTACTGAGATAAAAGATGGAGATGAAAAATATTTAGTATTAAATATAGAGGATATTTTAGCAATTGTTGAGTAA
- the guaB gene encoding IMP dehydrogenase, with product MNGKIVKEAITFDDVLLIPAKSEVLPHQVNLKTRLTKDITLNIPILSAAMDTVTESDLAIALARQGGIGFIHKNMSIEDQAAEVDRVKRIESGMIRNPVTLTADCTVGQAEDLMRRYKISGLPVIEGEGKLIGIVTNRDIKYHKDMGQLVGDMMTKDNLITAPVGTTLDQAKEILLSNRIEKLPITDENGYLKGLITIKDIDNLAEYPNACKDSHGTLRVGAAVGIGPDTLERVAALVKAGVDIITVDSAHGHSMGVINKIKEIKAAFPNLNLIGGNIVTAEAALDLIEAGVDAVKVGIGPGSICTTRVVAGVGVPQLTAVNDVYQVCKDRGIGVIADGGIKLSGDIVKALAAGADCVMLGGLLAGTKEAPGEEIILEGKRFKLYVGMGSIAAMKRGSKDRYFQNDAKKLVPEGIEGRISYKGNLKDVVFQLCGGIRAGMGYCGTPTIEDLQINGKFIKITGAGLRESHPHDITITKEAPNYSK from the coding sequence ATGAACGGAAAAATAGTAAAAGAAGCTATAACATTTGATGACGTATTATTAATCCCTGCAAAATCAGAAGTATTACCTCACCAAGTAAATCTTAAAACAAGACTTACAAAGGATATTACACTAAATATACCTATACTTAGTGCTGCTATGGATACAGTTACAGAATCAGATTTAGCTATCGCTCTAGCTAGACAAGGTGGAATTGGATTTATTCATAAAAATATGAGTATTGAAGATCAAGCTGCTGAAGTAGATAGAGTAAAAAGAATAGAAAGTGGAATGATAAGAAACCCTGTTACTCTTACTGCTGATTGTACAGTAGGACAAGCTGAAGATTTAATGAGAAGATATAAAATCTCTGGACTTCCTGTAATTGAAGGAGAAGGAAAACTTATAGGTATAGTTACAAATAGAGATATAAAATACCATAAAGATATGGGACAACTAGTTGGAGATATGATGACAAAAGATAATCTTATCACAGCTCCAGTTGGAACAACTTTAGACCAAGCTAAGGAAATATTATTATCAAATAGAATAGAAAAGTTACCTATAACAGATGAAAATGGATATTTAAAAGGATTAATTACAATCAAAGATATAGATAACTTAGCTGAATATCCTAATGCATGCAAAGATTCTCATGGAACATTGAGAGTTGGGGCAGCTGTTGGAATAGGACCTGATACTTTAGAAAGAGTTGCAGCTCTTGTAAAAGCTGGAGTAGATATTATAACTGTTGACTCTGCTCATGGACACTCTATGGGAGTAATCAATAAAATCAAGGAAATTAAAGCTGCTTTCCCTAATCTTAACTTAATCGGTGGAAATATTGTTACTGCAGAAGCTGCTTTAGACTTAATTGAAGCTGGAGTAGATGCTGTAAAAGTAGGAATAGGACCTGGTTCTATCTGTACTACAAGAGTTGTTGCAGGAGTTGGAGTACCTCAACTTACTGCTGTAAATGATGTTTATCAAGTATGTAAAGATAGAGGAATAGGAGTAATTGCTGATGGTGGAATAAAGCTATCAGGAGATATAGTAAAAGCTTTAGCAGCTGGGGCTGATTGTGTAATGCTAGGAGGACTTCTAGCTGGAACAAAAGAAGCTCCTGGAGAAGAAATAATTTTAGAAGGAAAGAGATTCAAGCTTTATGTTGGAATGGGTTCAATAGCAGCTATGAAGAGAGGTTCTAAAGACAGATACTTCCAAAATGATGCTAAAAAACTAGTTCCAGAAGGAATAGAAGGACGTATCTCTTATAAAGGAAATTTAAAAGATGTTGTATTCCAATTATGTGGTGGAATTAGAGCAGGTATGGGATACTGTGGAACTCCTACAATAGAGGATTTACAAATTAATGGTAAATTCATAAAAATAACTGGTGCCGGATTAAGAGAAAGTCATCCTCATGATATTACAATTACTAAAGAAGCACCTAACTATTCTAAATAA
- a CDS encoding alanine/glycine:cation symporter family protein, with protein MIDNLEKILVIINAWLWGKWLVFVLLGLGILYTVTNGFIQVRYFKFIIKKTLIDSFKARNEDKGEGSISSFKAMMVTLAGNVGGGNVVGIATAIAAGGMGAVFWMWFAACFGMALKYGEIVLSQLYRGKDSQGNLLSGPMYYIRDGLKAPWLGIVIAVLMCTKMMGANLVQSNTISGILYSNYNIPTWITGIALICFLMAITLGGLKRVANIATSLVPMMSVFYIVVGILVIILNIQHVPAIFGQIFSEAFSLKAVAGGTGGYVMTRALQFGITRGMYSNEAGEGTAPFAHGSAIVEHPCEEGIAGVTEVFVDTIIICTITALVVGVTGMYQSGHSATVMAIEAFGTVWFPLKHVATFALLIFCFTTLMGQWFNAAKSFTYAFGPKVTDKVKYVFPFLCIVGAITKIDLVWTIQDLAMGLVIIPNLIALIVLFPEVRKQTKDYFSNSKFYPGKDK; from the coding sequence ATGATAGATAATTTAGAAAAAATTCTTGTAATTATAAATGCTTGGTTATGGGGTAAATGGTTAGTTTTTGTATTATTGGGATTAGGAATTTTATATACAGTAACTAATGGTTTTATTCAGGTAAGATATTTTAAATTTATTATTAAGAAAACGTTGATTGATTCTTTTAAGGCTAGAAATGAAGATAAAGGTGAGGGATCAATTTCCTCTTTTAAAGCTATGATGGTAACATTAGCTGGAAATGTAGGTGGAGGAAATGTTGTAGGGATTGCTACTGCTATTGCTGCTGGAGGAATGGGAGCCGTATTCTGGATGTGGTTTGCTGCTTGTTTTGGAATGGCTTTAAAATATGGAGAGATTGTACTTTCACAATTGTATAGAGGAAAGGATTCACAAGGAAATCTTTTAAGTGGACCTATGTATTACATTAGAGATGGACTTAAAGCTCCTTGGTTAGGGATAGTTATTGCGGTTCTTATGTGTACTAAGATGATGGGAGCTAATCTAGTTCAATCTAATACTATTTCAGGTATTCTATACTCTAACTATAATATACCTACTTGGATTACAGGTATAGCATTAATTTGTTTCTTAATGGCAATAACTTTAGGTGGTTTAAAAAGAGTTGCTAATATAGCTACATCACTTGTTCCAATGATGTCAGTATTTTATATTGTAGTAGGGATTTTAGTTATTATTTTAAATATTCAACATGTTCCAGCAATATTTGGTCAAATATTTTCAGAAGCTTTCTCTCTAAAAGCAGTAGCTGGAGGAACTGGAGGATATGTTATGACTAGAGCCCTTCAATTTGGAATAACTCGTGGAATGTATTCTAATGAAGCAGGGGAAGGAACAGCTCCCTTTGCACATGGTTCAGCTATTGTAGAACACCCTTGTGAAGAAGGAATTGCAGGAGTTACAGAGGTATTTGTTGATACAATTATTATCTGTACTATAACAGCTCTAGTTGTTGGAGTAACAGGAATGTATCAAAGTGGACATAGTGCTACAGTAATGGCTATTGAAGCTTTTGGAACTGTATGGTTTCCGCTAAAACATGTAGCTACTTTTGCTCTTTTAATTTTCTGCTTTACAACTTTAATGGGACAGTGGTTTAATGCTGCTAAAAGTTTTACATATGCTTTTGGACCTAAAGTTACTGATAAAGTAAAGTATGTATTTCCATTTTTATGTATTGTAGGGGCAATTACAAAGATAGATTTAGTTTGGACAATTCAAGACTTAGCAATGGGATTAGTTATTATTCCAAACTTAATAGCATTAATAGTATTATTCCCAGAAGTCAGAAAACAAACTAAAGATTATTTCTCAAATTCTAAGTTTTATCCAGGAAAGGATAAATAA
- a CDS encoding DUF1847 domain-containing protein yields MYTCDSCKKHSCRNGNLEDAPINCPCRELEKIEEIKKYYLEEENMRLSHNSALVEAEGYCQLTRIQEIILFANKCNFTKLGLAFCIGLANEAEIFANILRYHGFEVDSIVCKNGSISKKFININKEQQVRPACEFEPMCNPIGQAKFLNSRGTQLNILLGLCVGHDSLFIKYSEAPVTVFAVKDRVLGHNPIAAIYTANSYYNKKLFDK; encoded by the coding sequence ATGTATACTTGTGATTCATGTAAAAAACATTCATGTAGAAACGGAAATTTAGAAGATGCACCTATAAATTGCCCGTGTAGAGAATTAGAAAAAATAGAGGAAATAAAAAAATATTATTTAGAAGAAGAAAATATGAGATTATCTCATAATTCAGCATTAGTAGAAGCAGAAGGATATTGTCAATTAACAAGGATACAGGAGATTATACTTTTTGCTAATAAGTGTAATTTTACAAAATTAGGATTAGCTTTTTGTATAGGCTTAGCAAATGAGGCTGAAATTTTTGCCAATATATTAAGATATCATGGTTTTGAAGTAGATTCTATTGTATGTAAAAATGGAAGTATTTCTAAAAAATTTATAAATATAAATAAAGAGCAGCAAGTTCGTCCTGCTTGTGAATTTGAACCTATGTGTAATCCAATAGGACAGGCTAAATTTTTAAATTCAAGAGGAACACAATTAAATATATTATTAGGACTTTGTGTAGGGCATGATAGTTTATTTATAAAATATTCTGAAGCACCTGTTACTGTTTTTGCGGTAAAAGATAGAGTATTAGGGCATAATCCAATAGCTGCAATTTATACAGCAAATTCATATTATAATAAAAAATTATTTGATAAATAA
- a CDS encoding glycerophosphodiester phosphodiesterase: MSKIFAHRGYSGNYPENTMLAFKKAIECGVDGIELDVQLTKDGEVVIIHDETIDRTTNGKGYVVDYTYEELEKFDASFKFENVGFNKIPTLKDYFELVKNLKVITNIELKTGINEYLGIEEKVWKLIKEYNLEDRVIISSFNHFSVMRMKKIASQLKYGFLSEDWIIDAGKYTHSHGVQCYHPRHNNLIPEVIDELKKYNLEINTWTVNEEKDMRYLYSKGIDVIITNYPELAKEIKNK; this comes from the coding sequence ATGAGTAAAATTTTTGCACATAGAGGATATAGTGGAAATTATCCTGAGAATACAATGTTAGCTTTTAAAAAAGCTATAGAGTGCGGAGTAGATGGAATAGAGTTAGATGTTCAACTTACAAAAGATGGGGAAGTAGTAATTATTCACGATGAAACTATTGATAGAACCACTAATGGAAAAGGGTATGTTGTGGATTATACTTATGAAGAATTAGAAAAATTTGATGCATCATTTAAGTTTGAAAATGTAGGCTTTAATAAAATTCCTACTCTTAAAGATTATTTTGAATTGGTAAAAAATTTAAAGGTAATAACAAATATTGAATTAAAAACAGGAATAAATGAGTATTTAGGGATAGAGGAAAAGGTTTGGAAATTGATAAAAGAATATAACCTAGAGGATAGAGTTATTATATCTAGTTTTAATCATTTCTCTGTTATGAGAATGAAAAAAATTGCTTCCCAATTAAAGTATGGATTTTTATCAGAAGATTGGATAATAGATGCTGGGAAATATACTCATTCTCATGGAGTTCAATGTTATCATCCAAGACATAATAATTTGATACCTGAAGTTATTGATGAGTTAAAGAAGTATAATCTTGAGATTAATACTTGGACAGTAAATGAAGAAAAAGATATGAGATATTTGTACTCAAAAGGAATAGATGTAATTATAACAAATTATCCTGAGTTAGCTAAAGAGATAAAAAATAAATAA
- a CDS encoding MATE family efflux transporter gives MSNLLNEKIDLKEFYKKFLVIGIPLMIQQLVSSSLNFIDNLMIGRLGTDYIASVGFANSVYRILDLIIFGICSGMGVFIAQYYGKRNFELIRKILGLMVRAAFAVSMLFALVAFFKADFIIGIFSKDSEVLRIGTSYLKVVVPCYIFYSISSSMGFSLRAMGLTKFPMISASIGVATNTFFNYCLIYGNLGLPKLEEKGAALATILARFVEMCIILTIIYKKDFNLKGKLESYLHIPKNLIKEIIKVSSPVIFTEMLWILGIISLSVAYAKLGTVQSACVQIADVVSAISAILFMGISNAASVIIGHTIGSGDKNKVIAYSKQIILVAFGMATFSFILVQLLTGNIIALYKLSPDIALLAEKTLRVYGIFVFFKMVNWAILIGLFRAGGDTKVAFYLDILPLWLYGVPLAFIGAYFKVPIFILIGLAESCEVIKLIFALWRYKTLHWIKDVTV, from the coding sequence ATGAGTAATTTACTCAATGAAAAAATTGATTTAAAAGAGTTTTACAAAAAATTCTTAGTTATTGGTATTCCATTGATGATACAACAACTTGTATCTTCATCTTTAAATTTTATTGATAATCTTATGATAGGAAGACTTGGTACTGACTATATAGCTTCTGTTGGTTTTGCCAATAGTGTCTATCGGATTTTAGATTTGATTATCTTTGGAATATGTAGTGGTATGGGAGTATTTATAGCTCAATACTATGGAAAAAGAAATTTTGAATTAATTAGAAAAATATTAGGACTTATGGTAAGAGCAGCTTTTGCAGTATCTATGTTATTTGCTCTTGTAGCTTTTTTTAAGGCTGATTTTATTATAGGAATTTTTTCAAAAGATTCAGAAGTTTTAAGAATTGGTACCTCGTATCTTAAAGTTGTAGTTCCTTGTTATATATTCTACTCTATATCTTCTAGTATGGGATTTTCTTTACGTGCTATGGGGCTTACTAAATTTCCTATGATTTCAGCTTCTATTGGAGTAGCAACCAATACTTTCTTTAACTACTGTCTAATCTATGGTAATCTAGGACTTCCTAAACTTGAGGAAAAAGGAGCTGCTCTTGCAACAATTTTAGCAAGATTTGTAGAGATGTGTATTATACTAACTATTATCTATAAAAAAGACTTCAACCTTAAAGGAAAATTAGAATCATATCTACATATTCCTAAAAATCTTATAAAAGAGATTATAAAAGTATCTTCTCCTGTTATATTTACTGAGATGCTTTGGATACTAGGAATTATCTCTCTATCAGTTGCCTATGCAAAACTTGGTACTGTACAATCTGCTTGTGTACAGATAGCTGATGTGGTTTCTGCTATTTCTGCTATATTATTTATGGGAATTTCTAATGCTGCTTCTGTTATTATTGGACATACTATTGGTAGCGGAGATAAAAATAAAGTCATTGCCTACTCTAAACAAATTATTTTAGTTGCCTTTGGTATGGCTACTTTTAGCTTTATCTTAGTACAACTTCTTACAGGAAATATTATAGCTTTGTATAAATTATCACCAGATATAGCTCTTCTTGCTGAAAAAACTTTAAGAGTATATGGAATTTTTGTTTTCTTTAAAATGGTAAACTGGGCTATACTAATTGGATTATTTAGAGCAGGTGGAGATACAAAAGTAGCTTTTTACTTAGATATCTTACCACTTTGGTTATATGGTGTTCCATTAGCTTTTATAGGAGCATATTTCAAAGTTCCTATTTTTATTCTTATAGGACTTGCAGAATCTTGTGAAGTTATCAAGTTAATATTTGCTCTTTGGAGATATAAAACTCTACATTGGATAAAAGATGTAACAGTATAA
- a CDS encoding mechanosensitive ion channel family protein encodes MHPVIIKFLDKVLDLLPTIIIRGVIVIILFSIWPKFVAVLIKAYKKALRKKNVDPLLESFTSSMIKTLMYVILFFLIVGIAGVKATSLVTVLGTAGLAVGLALQGSLANLAGGMLILFFKPFTKDEYIVASSGVEGTVDKIQILYTILTTPDNKVVIVPNSQLANNAITNVSRNPERRLDMVFSVSYDTPTEKVKEILNRIANAHPAVLKEKPINIRMSVQNASSLDFIFRVWVKKEDYWTAKFDFTEIVKTEFDANNIEIPYQKIDIYRK; translated from the coding sequence ATGCACCCAGTAATAATAAAATTTTTAGACAAAGTTTTAGACTTACTTCCTACAATTATTATTAGAGGAGTAATTGTTATTATATTATTCTCTATTTGGCCTAAATTTGTAGCTGTATTAATCAAAGCGTATAAAAAGGCTTTAAGGAAGAAAAATGTTGATCCTCTTTTAGAAAGTTTTACAAGTTCAATGATTAAAACTCTAATGTATGTAATCCTATTTTTCTTAATAGTAGGAATAGCTGGAGTAAAAGCTACTTCACTTGTAACTGTTCTAGGTACTGCAGGTTTAGCTGTAGGTTTGGCATTACAAGGAAGCTTAGCAAACTTAGCTGGAGGTATGTTAATACTTTTCTTTAAACCTTTTACTAAGGATGAATATATCGTAGCAAGTAGTGGAGTTGAAGGAACAGTTGATAAGATACAAATACTTTATACTATCTTAACTACCCCTGATAATAAAGTAGTTATCGTTCCTAATAGTCAATTAGCTAACAATGCCATTACCAATGTTTCAAGAAATCCAGAAAGAAGACTTGATATGGTATTTTCTGTTTCTTATGATACACCAACTGAAAAAGTAAAAGAGATTTTAAATAGAATTGCTAATGCTCATCCAGCAGTTTTAAAAGAAAAACCTATTAATATTAGAATGAGCGTTCAAAATGCTAGTTCACTTGATTTTATATTTAGAGTATGGGTAAAAAAAGAAGATTATTGGACAGCAAAATTTGATTTTACTGAAATTGTAAAAACTGAATTTGATGCTAATAATATTGAAATTCCATATCAAAAAATTGATATTTATAGAAAATAA
- a CDS encoding 6-pyruvoyl trahydropterin synthase family protein, translated as MRSITSFDLQYAHRFYKFRGEAQYLHGHTGVLTIEVEDSINEGVNMVFPCNEIQKTAWEVLKNFDHSLILREDDPLLPAILKVYEETGIKDGTPQNVMKGPAFKTDLATAYPDARLVVTKETLTVEGMIKIVYDLLKDKLNIAKITFTSGVNAASAEFTTKNNIDRCPLCGISLDENGVCPKCGYKKR; from the coding sequence ATGAGAAGTATTACAAGTTTTGATTTACAATATGCACACAGATTTTATAAGTTTAGAGGAGAAGCTCAATATTTACATGGACATACTGGAGTTTTAACAATAGAAGTAGAAGATTCTATAAATGAAGGTGTAAATATGGTATTCCCTTGTAATGAAATTCAAAAAACAGCTTGGGAAGTATTGAAGAATTTTGACCACTCTCTTATTTTGAGAGAAGATGATCCTCTTTTACCTGCTATTTTAAAAGTTTATGAGGAAACTGGGATAAAAGATGGGACTCCTCAAAACGTTATGAAAGGTCCTGCTTTTAAGACTGACTTAGCAACTGCATATCCTGACGCTCGTTTAGTTGTTACTAAAGAAACTTTAACAGTTGAAGGAATGATTAAAATTGTTTATGACTTATTAAAAGATAAATTAAATATTGCTAAAATAACTTTTACTAGTGGTGTAAATGCAGCTTCTGCAGAGTTTACTACTAAGAATAATATAGACCGTTGTCCTCTTTGTGGAATTTCATTAGATGAAAATGGAGTTTGTCCAAAGTGTGGATATAAGAAAAGATAG